Within the Deltaproteobacteria bacterium genome, the region ATTCTCATTCAAGATGTGATCGCCGACGCGTTCCTCCAGCAGATTCTCACCCGTCCGGATGAATATGATGTGATTGCAACCCTCAACTTGAATGGCGACTATATCTCCGATGCGCTGGCGGCGCAGGTCGGTGGCATCGGCATTGCCCCCGGCGGGAATATCAACTATGTCACCGGCCGCGCCATTTTCGAGGCGACCCACGGCACCGCCCCGAAGTACGCGGGTCTTGACAAAGTCAACCCCGGCTCGGTGATTCTTTCCGGAGTGATGATGCTGGAATTCATGGGGTGGCAGGAGGCGGCCGATTTGATCGTCAAGGCGCTTGAAAAAACCATTTCCAACAAGACGGTCACGTATGATTTTGAGCGATTGATGCAGGGGGCAAAATTGTTGAAATGTTCGGAATTTGGGAAGGAAATAATCAAGAATATGTAGGGGCGCAATTTATTGCGCCCGCAATTGTCCGGGCGTGATAAATCACGCCCCTACGGAGAAAATTATGCGCAAAAAAATATCCCTGATCGGCGCCGGAAACATCGGCGGTGTTTTGGCGCAGTTGATCACGCAGAAAGAACTGGGCGACGTTGTCCTGTTCGATGTTGTTGAGGGGCTCCCGCAGGGGAAATGCCTCGATATCTGGGAGGCCGCTCCCGTGATCGGCTCGGGCGTCCGGCTCAAAGGGGTGCAGGACTACAAAGAGATCGAGGGATCCGATGTGGTGATCGTCACCGCCGGACTGGCCCGCAAACCGGGGATGAGCCGCGACGATCTTTTGGCCAAAAATCTCGAAATCATGAAATCGGTGGCGACCGGCATCAAACAGCATGCCCCGAAGGCCTTTGTTGTTGTGATCTCCAATCCTCTCGATGCGATGGTCTACACGATGAAAAAAATCACCGGTTTTCCCAAGTCCCGCGTTGTTGGAATGGCGGGAGTCTTGGATTCCGCCCGTTTCCGCGCCTTTACTGCCGAGGCTCTTGGCATCAATGTCAGGGATGTGACCGCGCTGGTGCTGGGGGGGCATGGCGACGACATGGTGCCGCTGATTCGCTTTTGCACCGTGAATGGGGTGCCGATCAGCGAATTTCTTTCGAAAGAAAAAATCGAGGCGATTGTCCAGCGGACCCGGATGGCCGGAGGTGAGGTTGTTGCGCTCTTGAAGACCGGAAGCGCCTTTTTCTCCCCGGCGGTTTGCGCCATTGAAATGGCGGAGAGTTATTTGAAGGATCAAAAGCGGGTTTTGGCCTGCGCCGCCTTTCTGGAAGGGGAATACGGCGTGAACGGCTATTATGTCGGTGTCCCGGCGGTCATCGGCGCCAATGGTGTGGAACGTGTGATCGAGGTCAAACTCAATGCAGACGAGCAAAAGCTCTTCGACGAGTCGGTCGGCCACGTCAAAAAATTAGTCGAGGAAATCAAGTTGTAAAATGCGGCGAATCGCCGTATCTTCCGCCCGTGGAAAACGGAAAACTTCCCGCCCATTTTCTGGCGCGCCGCATTCATTCTCTTTCGGGCATCATCCCCATCGGCGCCTTTCTGCTGGTTCATACATACACCAATTCAAAATCGTTGGCCCCCGACGGAGTTGCCCTCTACAACGGGGCCATCAAGTCGTTTTCCGAAATCCCCTTTCTGGTATTCCTGGAAATCGTCTTTGTCTATTTGCCGATTCTCT harbors:
- the mdh gene encoding malate dehydrogenase, with translation MMRKKISLIGAGNIGGVLAQLITQKELGDVVLFDVVEGLPQGKCLDIWEAAPVIGSGVRLKGVQDYKEIEGSDVVIVTAGLARKPGMSRDDLLAKNLEIMKSVATGIKQHAPKAFVVVISNPLDAMVYTMKKITGFPKSRVVGMAGVLDSARFRAFTAEALGINVRDVTALVLGGHGDDMVPLIRFCTVNGVPISEFLSKEKIEAIVQRTRMAGGEVVALLKTGSAFFSPAVCAIEMAESYLKDQKRVLACAAFLEGEYGVNGYYVGVPAVIGANGVERVIEVKLNADEQKLFDESVGHVKKLVEEIKL